One genomic window of Parasteatoda tepidariorum isolate YZ-2023 chromosome 9, CAS_Ptep_4.0, whole genome shotgun sequence includes the following:
- the LOC107438283 gene encoding steryl-sulfatase: protein MKTQVILTSFYFLFRLATAAKSLPNFVIFLADDLGYGDVGCFGNHTIKTPNIDKLSENGLKLTHHLTAAAVCTPSRAALLTGRYPIRSGMESTDRNKVFFFIAASGGLPENEITIAKALKKKEYNTAIIGKWHLGNDCIKKGDGCHHPLNHGFDYFYGLPLSNFKDLGNDGESVITAYVPNFYSYISLVPISGFTLFIFLFKKHKNFSIFILLLFTITPALVVTFLLNLKTLNGILMQNLNVIEQPVQLQGLTQRFVREVRSFLEKQSEEENPFFLYVPFVHVHTALFCSNEFAGKSKHGRYGDNIEELDWAVGEIVLDLERYNMLNNTFIYFSSDNGGHIEEIGRDGQREGGYNGVLRGGKMMGGMEGGIRVPGIISWPGAIRTGEISSTTSQMDIFPTILELADISPPKDRLIDGKSLVPMLTDRVTKTPHKFLFHYCGQTIHAATYIQQEEQKVWKIHWTTPKFIPGTERCQYVCHCFGDHVVHHQNPLLYDITDDPSEKNSSEINQNYYKILSNAEKAKLKHEREVEYVPSQFSFSNTIWKPWLQPCCNFPYCRCNEKDAISSLVQ from the exons atgaagACACAAGTGATACTTACaagcttttactttttatttaggCTAGCAACTGCAGCTAAGAGTTTGccaaattttgttatatttcttgCAGATGATTTAGGATACGGTGATGTTGGTTGCTTTGGAAATCATACAATTAAAACaccaaatattgataaattgtcggaaaatggtttaaaattaactCACCATTTAACTGCTGCTGCTGTCTGTACTCCTAGCAGAGCGGCCCTTCTTACCGGAAGATATCCTATTCGATCTG gaatggAGAGTACTGACAGGAACaaagttttcttctttattgCAGCTAGTGGAGGACTTCCAGAGAATGAAATCACCATTGCCAAagcattgaagaaaaaagaatacaataCAGCTATTATtg GTAAATGGCACCTGGGAAATGATTGTATAAAAAAGGGAGATGGCTGTCACCATCCACTAAACCATGGCTTTGATTACTTTTATGGTTTACCATTGTCCAATTTTAAAGATTTGGGGAATGATGGTGAAAGTGTCATCACAGCTTATGTACctaatttttattcctatatATCACTCGTTCCTATTTCTGGATTCACTTTATtcatattcctttttaaaaaacacaaaaatttttcaatctttatCCTGCTACTGTTCACGATAACTCCAGCATTAGTTGTCACATTTTTATTGAACCTGAAAACTTTGAATGGTATTTTAATGCAGAACTTAAATGTGATAGAACAACCAGTTCAGTTACAAGGACTGACTCAGCGTTTTGTAAGGGAAGTGAGAAGTTTTCTGGAAAAGCAATCTGAAGaagaaaatcctttttttctttacgtGCCATTTGTTCATGTTCATACTGCTTTATTCTGTTCAAATGAGTTTGCAGGGAAGAGTAAGCATGGACGATATGGTGACAACATTGAGGAGCTGGATTGGGCTGTCGGTGAAATAGTTCTTGATTTAGAAAGATATAATATGCTGAATaacactttcatttatttttcatctgaCAATGGAGGACATATTGAAGAAATAGGGAGAGATGGGCAGAGAGAAGGAGGTTATAATGGTGTTCTTAGAG GTGGCAAAATGATGGGTGGCATGGAAGGTGGAATTAGAGTTCCCGGTATCATTTCTTGGCCAGGTGCTATTAGAACTGGAGAAATAAGTTCTACAACATCACAAATGGATATTTTCCCCACTATTTTAGAATTGGCAGACATATCTCCACCTAAAGATCGTTTGATAGATGGAAAATCTTTGGTTCCTATGTTAACAGACAGAGTTACTAAGACTCCACACAAATTTCTCTTCCATTACTGTGGGCAAACTATTCATGCTGCAACTTATATTCAACaagaag AACAAAAAGTATGGAAAATACACTGGACTACACCGAAATTTATTCCTGGAACTGAACGATGTCAATATGTGTGCCATTGCTTTGGAGATCATGTTGTTCATCACCAAAATCCACTGTTGTATGACATCACAGATGACCCATCGGAGAAAAACTCATCAGAAATAAATCagaattactataaaattctatcaaatgcggaaaaagcaaagttaaaacATGAGAGAGAAGTTGAATATGTGCCAAGCCAGTTCAGTTTCTCGAATACTATCTGGAAACCATGGCTTCAGCCTTGTTGCAACTTTCCATATTGCAGATGCAATGAAAAAGATGCTATATCGTCTCttgtacagtaa
- the LOC107438297 gene encoding upstream stimulatory factor 2 isoform X1, with protein MDMLDEELDARAARAIKTEKNFLQQVYVDQKVAMDVNGDENANAGRWEVVEVIQDMNTNRNIHSDIICSDSLGSQDKVNADDPPAITDGTVTYRVVQLSADASREDAPATQIVTTSAALVGGQQVAQAIIANPFNTANGNTSPGAEGPFYVMMSPQDVLQTGQRTIAPRTHQFSPKLEGARTARDERRRATHNEVERRRRDKINNWIVKLSKIVPDCTSDHTKQGQFYSQSKGGILAKACDYIQELRNSCARLPDVLKENERLNIDLDNLRQQYEELKNENQALRVHIQQQGGIAVTTINST; from the exons ATGGATATGCTCGATGAAGAATTAGATGCCAG agcaGCACGTGCCATCaagactgaaaaaaatttcctgcaaCAAGTTTATGTAGATCAAAA agttGCAATGGATGTAAATGGAGATGAGAATGCAAATGCCGGGCGATGGGAAGTTGTAGAGGTCATACAAGATATGAACACAAATAGAAATATTCATTCTGATATTATTTGTTCTGATAGTTTAGG ttcCCAAGATAAAGTAAATGCAGATGATCCTCCAGCAATTACAGATG GTACAGTCACATATCGAGTTGTCCAACTTTCGGCAGATGCTTCTCGTGAGGATGCTCCGGCTACTCAAATAGTTACTACATCTGCAGCATTGGTTGGAGGACAGCAAGTTGCTCAAGCAATTATTGCTAATCCATTCAATACAGCTAATGGAAATACCAGTCCTGGAGCAGAGG GTCCTTTTTATGTTATGATGTCACCACAAGATGTGTTACAAACCGGTCAACGAACTATAGCACCAAGAACTCACCAGTTTAGCCCAAAATTAGAAGGTGCTAGAACAGCCAGAGATGAAAGGCGTAGGGCTACTCATAATGAAG TGGAAAGGCGTAGaagagataaaattaataattggattgtaaaattatcaaagattGTCCCAGACTGTACTTCAGATCATACAAAACAAGGACAa TTTTATTCCCAGAGCAAGGGAGGTATCCTTGCTAAAGCTTGTGATTACATTCAAGAATTAAGAAACTCATGTGCCCGTCTGCCTGATGTGCTGAAAGAAAATGAACGCCTCAATATTGATTTAGATAATCTGCGTCAACAGTATGAAGAGTTAAAGAATGAAAACCAAGCACTTAGGGTCCATATTCAACAACAAGGTGGAATAGCTGTTACAACAATCAATAGTACATAG
- the LOC107438297 gene encoding upstream stimulatory factor 2 isoform X2: MDVNGDENANAGRWEVVEVIQDMNTNRNIHSDIICSDSLGSQDKVNADDPPAITDGTVTYRVVQLSADASREDAPATQIVTTSAALVGGQQVAQAIIANPFNTANGNTSPGAEGPFYVMMSPQDVLQTGQRTIAPRTHQFSPKLEGARTARDERRRATHNEVERRRRDKINNWIVKLSKIVPDCTSDHTKQGQFYSQSKGGILAKACDYIQELRNSCARLPDVLKENERLNIDLDNLRQQYEELKNENQALRVHIQQQGGIAVTTINST, translated from the exons ATGGATGTAAATGGAGATGAGAATGCAAATGCCGGGCGATGGGAAGTTGTAGAGGTCATACAAGATATGAACACAAATAGAAATATTCATTCTGATATTATTTGTTCTGATAGTTTAGG ttcCCAAGATAAAGTAAATGCAGATGATCCTCCAGCAATTACAGATG GTACAGTCACATATCGAGTTGTCCAACTTTCGGCAGATGCTTCTCGTGAGGATGCTCCGGCTACTCAAATAGTTACTACATCTGCAGCATTGGTTGGAGGACAGCAAGTTGCTCAAGCAATTATTGCTAATCCATTCAATACAGCTAATGGAAATACCAGTCCTGGAGCAGAGG GTCCTTTTTATGTTATGATGTCACCACAAGATGTGTTACAAACCGGTCAACGAACTATAGCACCAAGAACTCACCAGTTTAGCCCAAAATTAGAAGGTGCTAGAACAGCCAGAGATGAAAGGCGTAGGGCTACTCATAATGAAG TGGAAAGGCGTAGaagagataaaattaataattggattgtaaaattatcaaagattGTCCCAGACTGTACTTCAGATCATACAAAACAAGGACAa TTTTATTCCCAGAGCAAGGGAGGTATCCTTGCTAAAGCTTGTGATTACATTCAAGAATTAAGAAACTCATGTGCCCGTCTGCCTGATGTGCTGAAAGAAAATGAACGCCTCAATATTGATTTAGATAATCTGCGTCAACAGTATGAAGAGTTAAAGAATGAAAACCAAGCACTTAGGGTCCATATTCAACAACAAGGTGGAATAGCTGTTACAACAATCAATAGTACATAG